The DNA segment TTGTAAAAAGGGATAGCTTTCTCTAAAAAAATACTTCCGTTCCAAACGGCTGTAAATCGTTTTAAAACCACCGGATTAAAAACTCCGCCGGAAACTACCGTGGAATGATTGATTCCAGTATCATATACCATAAAGCTTTTGTTGTGTTTTTGTAATGTTTCACAAAAAGAGATACCAGCGATTCCTAAGCCTACGATGATGTAATCAACTTGTTTCATACTAAAATCTATAATGATGGTTATTTATTACTATAAAAATAAAATGCCACAAATTCATTTTGTGGCATTTTATAAATTCTTTTAAAAAAGAGTTTAAATTTCTGCCTTCTCAGTGGTTTGCGAGCGATCAATCTTTTTAACCAACCCTTGCAAAACATTACCAGGACCCACTTCAATAAAATGGTCTGCACCATCTTTAATCATGTTTTGAACACTTTGCGTCCATTTTACTGGTGCGGTCAATTGAAAAATGAGGTTTTTCTTAATCTCTTCAGGGTCAGTAACAGCAAACGTACTTACATTTTGGTACACCGGACAAGATGGTTTTGAAAAATGTGTGTTTTCAATAGCAGCTGCTAACTCTTCGCGAGCCGGTTCCATTAACGGACTGTGAAAAGCGCCACCAACCGGTAATAATAACGCGCGACGCGCTCCAGCTTCTTTTAAAGCTTCACAAGCGGCTTCAACGGCAGATGTTTCTCCAGAAATTACTAATTGCCCTGGACAATTATAGTTTGCGGCTACTACCACGCCTTCAATATCGGCACAGATTGTTTCTACTACATGATCTTCAAGGCCTAAAACAGCAGCCATTGTAGATGGTTTTAATTCACAAGCGTTTTGCATGGCTTGCGCTCTTCTAGAAACTAAAATAAGCGCATCTTCAAAAGCTAAAGCTCCGTTGGCTACTAATGCAGAAAACTCACCTAGTGAGTGTCCAGCGACCATATCAGGTTTAAAATTGTCGCCCATCACGGTTGCCAAAATAGTTGAATGTAAAAATATGGCAGGCTGGGTTACTTTGGTTTCTTTTAGTTCTTCAGCAGTACCTTCGAACATAATTTTGGTAATATCAAAACCTAAAAGTTCGTTGGCACGGTCAAATAACTGTTTTGCCTTATCTGAAGTTTCATATAAATCTTTTCCCATTTCTGGAAATTGAGCTCCCTGTCCGGGAAATACGTATGCTTTCATAGTTGGTTGTTTTATGCTGTAAAAGTAAAAATAAAAATCCCCGTTTCATAAACTGAAAGGGGATAGTGTAAGTTTATTATAAATCCATCTTACCAGATTTGCCAATGTCTTTGTCATCTCCGGTTACGGCCGCAGCCTGTAACTTAAAAAATGTCACTAATTTGTTGCTGTCGTTGTTCCAGTAAGCGGCTTCTTTAGGATGGAATTTAATAGCGGTTAAATTAGGATCCTCCGCACCGTCAAACCAAGCGTTGTCTTTTTTGTTGTATAACTCATCTAAAACAGCTTGATCGGTAACAATTTCAGCATCTCCGTATACACTCACAAACTTCATAGCATTGGGATCGCTGTACAATAACTGCGTTTTAGAATTTTTAAGCAAATCACTATTGTGGTCACTATTGTTTCCGCTTAAAAACCAAATGTTCCCTTCTTTGTCTACTTCTTTTGTATGCATAGGCACCACACTCAAAGGTTGCTTGTTTAATCGTGTGGCGAACATGGCGACTTTAATGTCTTCTACCATGTCTTTTAATCTTTTTTTTGCTTCGTCGTTGGTTAAATTTTCAGTGCTCATATCTTTTGTTTTTCTTTTCAAGGTACGAGTTTTGACTCCTTTAAAGCGTCAATTTTTTATTAAAGTATGTCCAATTATTTGTTAATACATTATCGATACTTTTTCGCAATGTTTTGTACACGAGATAAATAGCTGCTTCCAAAAAGATTAAGGTGAACCAACAAATAATATAATTGCCATAAGGAAACACGTTGTTTCCAATTATTTTTGAGCGGAAAGATGGAATGATAGTGACTAAAAACTTCTTCTGAAAACCCACCGAAAAGTTGCATCATGGCCAGGTCCATCTCACGAGATGCAAACGAAACAGCGGGATCGATTAAAGTAGGATTTCCATCCTCTGAAACCAAATAATTCCCACCCCATAAGTCACCATGAAGTAGAGACGGCGGTTCATTTGGTATTTCTGAAAAAATGTTTTTATAAAATACGTCCAACTTTGAAAAATCGAAACCTTGTTCTTTTGCCATTTTAAACTGTGGCTCTAACCGCTGATTAATATAAAAATCGGCTGCTGAAGTTTGTGTTCCGTTATACTGTGGAAGGCTGCCAATATAATTGTTGTGGTCTAGCCCGAAAGTAGGTTGGGTGGTTTTATGAAGTATTGCTAAGTTTTCAGCAAATTGCTGCCAAAAAATATGTGAAGCTGAACCCTCCAAAATATATTCTAACAACAAATATGAGGTGTTTTCAATAACTCCAAATTTGACTACCGAAGGAATTTTAAAACTGTTTGAACTTCTTAATAAATCTAAACCCTCTGCTTCTGCTTCAAACATTCCGGGAAATTTTGAAGCATCATTCGTTTTAACCACGTACTTTTTTGAAGCACATTTCAGTAAAAACACATCGTTGATATCACCTCCGGAAAGAGGTGTTGATTCAAGTAAATTCAGATTGTTTTCTTCGGCTATTTTGGTAAGAATATTCAAACTACTTTCGTTCGTAAGTTAAATATGAAAACGAATAGTTATGCTTTTCATCTTTTTCGTGTTTCACTTCAGAAATTAATTGCCATTTATTCATATCAATTTCAGGAAAATAGGTGTCTGCTTCAAACCTTCCGTGAACTCGGGTTAGTTCAATTTTATCGGCAGTGTCTATGGCTAATTTATAAATTTCACCACCCCCAATAACAAAAGGTTGTGGGTCATTGTGTGCCTTTAGCAAAGCTTCATCTAAGCTATGTACCACAACAGCACCTTCTTTTTTATAATCTTTATTTCGTGTAATGACTAAATGCGTTCTGTTGGGAAGCGGTTTTGGGAATGACTCAAAAGTTTTCCGCCCCATAATAATATGATGCCCTGTAGTCAATTTTTTAAACCGTTTAAAATCATCGGGCAGATGCCAAACAAGATCATTGTCTTTACCTAATTCGTTGTTTTCACCAGCTGCAGCTATTAGAGTAATCATTGTACGTCTGGCGGTAAGGGGTTGTTGTCCTTTTTTTCGGTCAATGGCTTCATGGGGTCTTGCACTTCCTTTTTTTTTGGTAATGGCAGCTCATCATCTACCTTTTTTTGTAGTTTATTAATGCGTTCTGCTTGCTTGGCTTTTAGTTTTTCGAGTTGACGGTCTTCCCATTCTTTACCCATAAACTTGCTCATAACAAACACATTAAATACGTGTATTAATAGTATAAAAGCCCAAATAAGTACCACCCAAACGGACCAGTTGGGGAAGAGAATATCGGCTCCTTTTTTAAGCACTAAGTCAACAACTAAAAGAAAAATAGAGCCTAATAAAAAGAAGATAAAATGCCGCATTAAATTCTTTTTCTGCTTAATGCGTTTGCGAGCATATTCATATTGTTCGCGTTGTTCCGAATCAATTCGTTCGGTTTTTTTAGATTTTGAAAACATAGTTGGTTACTTTTATGTCTAAAGTAAAAATACCTATTTTTAATTGTTTAATCCAACTAGATGAAAGATTTTAAAAAACACTTTCCGGCTTTACAAGGTCGCGTGTATTTAAACACACCCGCTTCTGGGCTGCTCTCAAAGCCTGTATATAATTGGCGCAAAGAACAAGAAGAAGGTTTTTTATTTAACGGGAATGATTATGGTGCTACTCTTGAAGCGCTTAAAAATGTACGTGAAACAATATCCAGTTTCTTCCATGCTTCGGAATCGAATGTTGCTTTGGTTCCTAACTTTTCATTTGGGTTAAATACCTTGCTGGAAGGATTACCTCAAAAACAAAAAGTATTGTTGTTGAAAGGCGATTATCCTTCTATTAATTGGCCAGTACAAATGCGTGATTTTGATGTCTGCTTTGCTGAAACAACTGGAAATATAGAGCAAAATATTGAAGCTGCCGTGACCAAACACCGCCCAACGGTCTTTGTTTTCAGTGTTGTACAGTGGCTTAGCGGAATAAAAATTGATTTCGATTTTTTAAAAGAATTAAAAGTCTATCACCCAGATTTATTATTAATAGCAGACGGAACACAATATCTAGGCACAGAAAAATTTAACTTTGAAGAAAGCCCTTTGGATGTTATTGGGACAAGTACCTATAAGTGGTTGCTTTCAGGCTATGGCAACGGTTTCTTTTTGTTTAAAGAATCTGTAAAGGAGAAAATATTCCCAAATACCATTGGTTTTAACTCTGCCGCTAATTTTGATAGTTCGCCAGAAGAAATCACATTTACTAAACATTTTGAACCTGGGCATTTGGGTCTTTTTAATTATGGTAGCTTACGAAAATCACTTCAGTTTATGGAAGAGTTAGGGGTTGATATTATTCAAAATAAAATAAAGGTCTTATCAGAAAAAGCCAAATTAGCTTTTATGGACTTGGGATTGTTAAATGATACTATTGTGAATAGAGAAAACCATTCTCCTATTTTTAATATAAAAGGGGATGCTGTTTTGTTCCAGAAACTAAAAAAGAATAATATAATTTGTTCCCAACGGGGTGGTGGTATTAGGGTAGGGTTCCATTTTTACAATTCAGAAGAAGATTTGGAAGCCCTTTTAGAGATTTTAAAGCATTAATTACTCAACTACTTCAACGCCTTTCCAGAAAGCAACATAGCCTTCTATAGACTTGGCAGCGTGAGAGGCTTCAGGATAAAACCAAGCAGCATCTGGATTTTTTTCGCCATTCACTTCAACCGTATAATAGGAAGCTTGTCCTTTCCACGGACAGTGGCTGTGTGATTCACTTTTTGTAAAATATTGTTCGTTTATAGTATTTGGCGGAAAGTAATGATTGTTTTCAATAACAATCGTGTCATCACTTTCAGCTACTATTGTGTTATTCCAGATGGCTTTCATAATGTGTTTTTTTTATTTCTTCTCGATCGGTTTCGGTACTATTTTAAGATAACCTACGGTTACTTAAAATCACTCAATCGCCTAACTAAGACAAAGGTGATTGAGTGATTCCGAAAGCGAAGCGTTTCGGGGTTGTATCGAAACCACCGATTTGAATCTTACTTTTTTCGGACTCCCCGCGTGGTAAAAGAAAGACCTTGTTGCCCGGCAGTCGATATCATTACGGCTTCAAATAAAGGTTCTAATTTGTTTTTTTTCGTTGCCCAGTCAAAAACAAAGTTGGCACCAGTACCACCACCTTTATCTTCTTCATCAACTACAATTTCTATAGTTTCCATAGGCTGTACATATACTGGATGATCTAAATATTGCATAATTCGAGTTCCATAAGTATCGTAATAATCGGCTTTATAAATGTAGATAGTATCTTTTAGACTGATATTTCGAATACTAACAGTTGTTGTAAGATTGAATGTAAAGCTCTTGTTTTGTTGGTAAATTTCAGAGTAAACAGGTAGATACGTACTTCCTTTAGTTAGAAGGCTGTCAGGCATATTCGTGTTTAATTTTCTGTTCTCCCAATCGTGAGTAAGATCAACCGTTGCCAATTGTTTTTTCATCGGGTCTTCACAAGCAGATAATGACAATAAAAAGAAAAGGATGCTTAGGTACTTCATAAACTGATTTTGTTGAAAATTACGCATTTTTTCGCTTAAATACATAATTTTTATAATACCCTTTGCTGTCAGTGAACGAGGTTTCAATTTCTAGTCCAGATTCATCGGCCAACCAATCTACCACTTTGTCGGTATATTTTTGCGATATTTCAGTATGTATGGTTTCCCAAGGATCAAATTGAATAGTGAGATCCAGCTCATTAACGGTTACTTCCATTTGTTTTGTAGCAACTAAAAAACTTTTAGCAGTTCCGCTTTCAGGGTCATAGGTTTCCCAATGCTTAAAGCTCTCTACATCAAAATTGGCATCCAGTTCTCGATTAACACGCACCAAAATATTTTTGTTGAAAGCGGCTGTAATTCCAGTTTCATCACTATAAGCATTTAGTATGGTTTCGGGTTTTTTCTTTTGGTCAAAACCCATAAAAAGCATATCATCTTCTTGCATGGTATCTTTCAATTTTGAAAGAAAATCAATGGCGCGTGGATGTAATAAATTACCAATATTAGACCCCAAAACGACAATTACTTTTTTGCGGCTGTTATATTCCTTCAAACGTTCTAATACTTCAAAATACTCTCCTATTTCAGGGTCAACTTCCACGTTTGGCAATTCTTCTTCTAGTTTTTCTGAAAGACTATCAATCGCATTTTGACTGATATCGATAGGTTTATAAACAAAGTTGAAGTTATTTTCTGAAAGGTGTTTTAGCAATATTTTTGTTTTTTTACCGTCGCCAGCCCCTAATTCAATGAGGTCGAAACCGTTTTCTTTTCCGCGGAAATATTCAGCAATAGGTTCTGTGTGGGTTTCTAAAATTTCAAACTCACAATCGGTTAAATAATATTCTGGCATTGCCATAATATCCTGAAAAAGCTTATCTCCAGCTTTATCATAGAAATATTTTGAAGAAAGGTATTTGGGGAACGTAGTTAGCCCTTCATACACTTCTTTTTTGAAAGAAGTGTCTAGTTTAGTTTGAGTTTTTGTTGTCATAGATGGATAGTCGGAATTATTTGGCTAACCTTAACCCGGTAAATTGCCAACGTAGATTAGTTTGAAAAAAATTGCGGTAGGTGGCGCGGGTATGTTTTGGCGAAGTTGCCACCGAGCCTCCTCGTAGCACTTTTTGATTGACCATAAATTTCCCGTTGTATTCACCAATGGCTCCTGGAGCTTTTGTGTAGCCAGGATAGGGGAGATAGGCACTTTCGGTCCACTCCCAACGGCTGCCCCAATTAAATTGATTTTGAGCGATTTCCCACTCAAATTCTGTAGGTAACCGGCAACCTTTCCATTGTGCAAAAGCAAACGCTTCATAATATGAAATATGTGCTACCGGAGCTTTTAAATTCAGTTTTTGAAGTCCATTTAGGGTGTATTGATGCCATTCCCCATCAATATCGTGCCAATACTGCGGTTGTGAAATGTCGTTTTGGTTTACCCAATCCCAAGCTTCGGCATGCCAAATGTTATGGTCTTTATAGCCGCCAGCTTCAATAAAGTCTAAATATTCAGCATTGGTGATAAGTTTGTTTGAAATTTCAAAGTCGTGTAAATACACTTTATGTCTACCTAATTCATTATCGTAACAAAATTCTTCGGAATTATTGTGGCCAATTTCATACACACCTTCTGGAACAGCAATCCATTCCTGTTTAAACTCCTGACCTGGGTTTTCAAGAAACGAATCGTTGTATTTCGGAAGCAACGGATTATTTCCGAGGATATATTTTATATCGGTCAACAACAGTTCTTGGTGTTGTTTTTCGTGATGGATACCAATAAGAAGGATGTCTTCAATTTCTGAAGTAATATCGTCAGAATTTAAAAATTCTTTCAGTTCGTTGGTAACATAATGGCGATAATCATACACTTTCGCTACGCCTGGTCTTGTTAGGTTTCCTCTGTTATTTCTCACAACACGTTTACCAACGGCTTCGTAATAGCTGTTGAATACAAAAGCAAAGTCTTTATCAAATAATTGATAATTGGGTTTATGTGGTTTCAGAATAAATTCTTCAAAAAACCAAGAGGTATGACCCATATGCCATTTGGGAGGGGAAACATCGACTATGGGTTGCACCACATAATCTTCAATTTCCAAGGGTTTACAAATAGATTCGGTATGTTCGCGGGTTTCCAGAAAAAAGGAAACGAGGTTTTTGGTTTTGATCATAATAATAAAGTGCCGGGTTTTGCCGACACTTTAAAGATACCAATTCTTTTTTGTGAAAGATGTTTAGGGTTTGTTAAAGGCTGTTTCTTTTTACTTCCCAGTTTTATACGTTATTGGGACCGTAAAGTTAATTGGACGTGGCTTACCGCCCATCATCCCCGGTTTGCTCATTTTGGGCATGGCCAGGATATTACGTTTGGCTTCTTTTTGAAGAGCAGCACTTCCGCCGGAAACATCTTTAATTTCAACCAAGCCTTCCTTATTAATTATGAATTTTACGACTACCCGGCCTTGATCGTTGTTTTTGTAGGCTTGTGGTGGATATTTAAAGTTTTTGGCAATGTGTTGCGCCAACATATTATTGAAACAAGCATCGCGTTTTGCAACGTTTCCTTTTTCACAACCAGGCCAAACTGGAGGTATTTCTTTAAGCGTTACTACATTTTTTTGTACATCGCCCCATTCTTCTTGGGCAAAAAGTGTTGTAGAGAAAATAATACAGAGTATAATTAGTGCATTTTTCATGTAAGTAGGTTTTTTAAATGGCTACCGCTCCTTTAATATGCGGATGCGGGTTATAATCTTCTAAAGTAAAGTCATCAAATTTGAAGCCAAAGATGTCTTTCACCTCTGGATTCAATTTCATTTTTGGTAAGGGTCTTGGTTCTCGAGATAATTGTAATTCAACCTGTTCCATATGATTGCTGTAAATATGCGCATCGCCAAAGGTGTGTACAAAATCTCCTACTTGGTAGCCGCAAACTTGTGCGACCATCATAGTTAATAGTGCATACGAAGCAATATTGAATGGAACACCCAAGAAAATATCAGCACTTCGTTGATACAGTTGGCATGATAATTTTCCGTCGGCTACATAAAACTGAAAAAATGCGTGACAAGGTGGAAGTGCTGCTTTCCCGTTTGCTACATTTTCAGAAAAAGGTTTGTTGGTGTTGGGCATAACACTAGGATTCCAAGCACTGACCAACATTCTACGACTATCTGGATTGTTTTTTAATGTTTCAATAATATCTGAAATTTGGTCGATTTCTTCATTGTTCCAGTTTCGCCATTGATGACCATAAACGGGACCAAGATCGCCCTTGTCGTCGGCCCATTCGTTCCAGATTCTAACGCCATTTTCCTGAAGGTACTGTATGTTGGTATCTCCATTTAGAAACCACAACAATTCATAGACAATTGACTTTAAATGCACTTTTTTGGTGGTAACCATCGGGAATCCTTTGCTGAGGTCAAATCGCATCTGGTGGCCAAATACACTTTTGGTTCCGGTTCCGGTTCTATCGTGTTTTTCTGTTCCGTTTTCTAAAACGTGCTTTATAAGGTCGTGATATTGCTCCATAGTCAAAAATATTTGTGGTTAAATGTAAAGAATACCACTTTTCTATTAAACTGAATCTATCGGGATTTATTATATAGTTATTAACGGAGTGTTTATTGTTGAGTTTTGGTTTCGGTAGTTTCGATAAATATTCTTTCTTCCGTCGGAACACTCAGCTACTTTTTTTAACTAGTTATCCAATAATCATCCCTGCGATTGTTGCTGAAATTAAAGAAGCGATGGTTCCGCCAATCAAAGCTTTCATCCCAAATCTAGATAACTGTTTGCGTTGTCCTGGCGCTAATGAGCCAATTCCTCCAATTTGTATTCCAATCGATGCAAAATTGGCAAAGCCACACAACATATAAGTGGCCATAATAATCGATTTTTCATATTTTAAATGAAGAACATTTGAAACATCTTTTAAGTCGGCCAATTGAATATAGCCAACAAATTCACTAGCGGCGAGTTTAATACCTAATAACTGCCCCATTAACATCATATCTTCACTTGAAACTCCAATAAGCCACATTAGTGGTGCGAATAAATACCCTAAAATAAACTCTAATGAGAGTTTCTGGTATGGAGTATAGGTTGCAATTATTTCATTTAAAGAAGTAAAATGCCAAGCTATGTTTAAGGATTCGATTGTAAAACCATCAAAACCAGCAATTCCACCTAAAATACCATTCACTAAAGCAATCATTGCTACAAATACTAATAGCATAGCTCCTACATTTACAGCTAAACGTAACCCTTCAGTAGTTCCGTTAGCAATAGAGTCTAATAGGTTGGATCCTATTTTTTCTGAAGAAACTTTCGCGTCTGTATCAACTATTTCGGTTTGAGGATATAATATTTTTGAAATTACAATGGCTCCAGGGGCTGCCATTACAGAAGCAGCTAATAGGTGTTTGGCAAATGTAAGTCGTAAAAGTGGGTCATCTCCTCCTAAGAAGCCAATATATGCAGCAAGAACGGCTCCTGCTACAGTTGCCATACCGCCAATCATAACAAGTAATATTTCAGACTTGTTCATTTTTTCTAAATAGGCCTTTACTAAAAGAGGCGCTTCTGTTTGTCCTAAAAAGATGTTTCCGGCAACACTTAAACTTTCTGCACCTGATATTTTTAAAACTTTAGATAAAAGCCAGGCCAATGCCCGAACTACCTTTTGGATAATACCTAGGTAAAATAAAACGGATGTTAATGCCGAGAAGAATATAATGGTAGGTAGTACCTGAAAAGCAAAGATAAACCCGAAGGTATCCATATCTACCACTAGGCCTTCAAACAAGAACTTACTCCCTGCTTGCGTGTATTCGAGGATGTTAATGAAAACGTTCCCAATGGCTTCGAAAATACTTTGTATAAACGAAACTTTTAATACTCCAATAGCAATTACAAGCTGAAAAGCTAAACCAATTCCTACTGTTTTCCAGTTAATTGCCCTGCGGTTAGAGCTAAATAAAAAAGCAATAAATATTAATGAAATCATACCTAAGATGCCACGCCATAAGCTATTAAAAGAGAAACCTTGTGCAGGGACTATCTTATCGGTATTTTTAGTGATTGTTGGTGTTTCACTTGTTGTAGCAGTAATTACTTCGTCGTTTCGTTTATTTTTAAAGTTGTAGACTGCTTTATTTTTTGAGAAAACGAGTGAGGAGTCTGTCAAAGTTTCAACTCGATAGCGTTGTATAATGTTTTTTGGTGTGTCGTAAAAAAATACCAGAAGATTATTCTGATAAATATAATCGCCTGAGGCTTTTATAGAATCTTTACTTTGTAGGCGGTATTCGAATCTACCGTTGTCTAAATTTAAATAATCTTGATAAGGGTCTAGGTTAACTAAAGAAGTGTTTTTTGGGTTTTCAACTTTATGAAAGAGCCATTTTTTTTCAATTGTTTGAGAAAAAACAGTTGAACAGAAAAAACTCAAAAAAGCAATCAATAAAAAATTCCGCATAGAGTTTATAGATTAATTACTTCTTAAAATGATTAGGATACATAATAATACGTTTGCTGAAAGTCTTATTAAAAGCTTATTCTCGTTTTGAAATTTCATCTCGAATACTAGCTGCTCTCTCGTAGTCTTCATTAGCAACAGCTTCATCTAGCATTTCATTTAATTTCTTTAAAGAAAACTTACTAAAGTTCTGTTTTGAAGGTGCAACTGATTCTTTATCTTCTCCACCAATTAACTCTTCTAAGACTGACTCTTCATCCTTTGAAATTTTATCTTTTTTCTTTTTAGGGGTTGTTTTTAAAAAGATTCCGGCCTTATCTAGAATAGCTTTATAGGTAAAAATAGGTGCATTAAACCGAAGTGCTAATGCAATAGCATCGCTTGTGCGAGCATCAACTATTTCTTCCAATCCGTCGCGTTCACATATAATGCTGGAGTAAAAAACACCATCGACCAACTTGTGAATAATCACTTGCTTGATTACGATTTCAAACCGGTCTGCGAAATTTTTAAAAAGGTCGTGGGTGAGTGGGCGAGGGGGTTTTATTTCTTTTTCCAACGCAATAGCAATAGATTGCGCTTCAAAGGCTCCAATAACGATTGGTAATTTTCGTTCCCCATCCATTTCGCTTAATATTAAAGCGTATGCGCCATTTTGCGTTTGGCTATAGGAAATTCCTTTTATGTTTAGTCTTACAAGACTCATTAAAGAGGTATGATTTCAATGTTAAAGGACTTTTAAAAGTCCCCATAAAAATAAAGCTGTTTAAAAAAGGAAGTTTCCTTAATTAAACAGCCTTTAATATCAGGCACAAAGTAACAAAAATTATGCTTTCCATGATTAGCTTCGATAAAATTTCTTTTATAGAAAAAGAAATCACGCTACTGCCAAATAATGGAAGGCTTATCCGTTTTGAGCCTTAAACTCTTTTAGTTTTTCATTCAGCTTAGGCACTACTTCAAAAGCATCGCCTACAATACCGTAATCTGCATTTTTAAAGAAAGGCGCTTCAGGATCGTTATTTATAACCACTTTAGTTTTTGAAGCGTTAATACCAGCTAAGTGCTGTATAGCTCCAGAAATACCTATTGCAATGTATAAATTTGCAGCAACTGGCTTACCTGTTTGCCCTACGTGTTCACTATGAGGTCTCCACCCCATATCGCTTACGGGTTTAGAACAAGCAGTCGCAGCTCCTAAAATATCG comes from the Marixanthomonas ophiurae genome and includes:
- a CDS encoding NupC/NupG family nucleoside CNT transporter, whose protein sequence is MRNFLLIAFLSFFCSTVFSQTIEKKWLFHKVENPKNTSLVNLDPYQDYLNLDNGRFEYRLQSKDSIKASGDYIYQNNLLVFFYDTPKNIIQRYRVETLTDSSLVFSKNKAVYNFKNKRNDEVITATTSETPTITKNTDKIVPAQGFSFNSLWRGILGMISLIFIAFLFSSNRRAINWKTVGIGLAFQLVIAIGVLKVSFIQSIFEAIGNVFINILEYTQAGSKFLFEGLVVDMDTFGFIFAFQVLPTIIFFSALTSVLFYLGIIQKVVRALAWLLSKVLKISGAESLSVAGNIFLGQTEAPLLVKAYLEKMNKSEILLVMIGGMATVAGAVLAAYIGFLGGDDPLLRLTFAKHLLAASVMAAPGAIVISKILYPQTEIVDTDAKVSSEKIGSNLLDSIANGTTEGLRLAVNVGAMLLVFVAMIALVNGILGGIAGFDGFTIESLNIAWHFTSLNEIIATYTPYQKLSLEFILGYLFAPLMWLIGVSSEDMMLMGQLLGIKLAASEFVGYIQLADLKDVSNVLHLKYEKSIIMATYMLCGFANFASIGIQIGGIGSLAPGQRKQLSRFGMKALIGGTIASLISATIAGMIIG
- a CDS encoding bifunctional nuclease family protein, with product MSLVRLNIKGISYSQTQNGAYALILSEMDGERKLPIVIGAFEAQSIAIALEKEIKPPRPLTHDLFKNFADRFEIVIKQVIIHKLVDGVFYSSIICERDGLEEIVDARTSDAIALALRFNAPIFTYKAILDKAGIFLKTTPKKKKDKISKDEESVLEELIGGEDKESVAPSKQNFSKFSLKKLNEMLDEAVANEDYERAASIRDEISKRE